The following DNA comes from Castanea sativa cultivar Marrone di Chiusa Pesio chromosome 10, ASM4071231v1.
atttcactttctttttcttttttattctttaaaaacaacagaaaagaaaatgtattgTTCGAAACccaaaatgccttctttagaGGAAGAACTGTTCCTATCAACGCCTGGGAAGTTCAAGATCGGCCGGGCCCACAGCATGAACAGTCAATTCCACCGTTGTTTCGCGTCTATGAGCACCATGTTCTTGTGGGCACTCTTCTTGATTGCATTAACGGCGTCGCATTTGAGTTTCCAAAGTTTCGTCGATTCCGGTAGCAAGTATTTCGCCGCCTCATGGGACGGCAGCTACAGCTTGGGCTATTGCTGACAGTGGCAAGGGCATGGGATTTCAGGCGGCGACTGGGTTTAGCTTCTTCCctctctcacattctctctcGCTGTGGGTTCTAAGTTCTTACAATAGATaggaactaatttttttaatttacctgtgaatattttttcccccatgtaaatttagtttgtaatttttttaattaaaaaatgccacatcattaaaaaaatgacaagtcATTATTCCGTTAGCTACATAAGTAACATTGTTAATAACAGTTAGTAAAATGATaaatacaactcagttttaaaacttaagggactaattgtgctcgcttcaaacttgagggaTCAATTGCGCACACATGATAAATTTTAGGGACCAATGGTGTAGTTTTGCCTTCTTCAAAAGTCTAactaaattcaatttagaattccTCCTACATTATTTTAGATCATAGATATTATTTGGCTAAATTTGGTTCATTAGTTCAAATTCCTATGTAAGTCTATCtttacttaatttctttttcattttttttaaatagttcgGAAAATATGGATTGTTTTTCATGTGTAATATTAACATATGTGTTCTTAAAAGCTAAAACACAATATAATTAGAGACATTACTCAAGTTGTATAAGTTAGATTGTTAACcatttaaataaaatcaatagtaaaatagatgatttaaatatcaaaataagacctttttttttatttatttaaaatctagaCCCAAGGGTTAAGTTGATTGCAAAAAAGAAACAGCAGCTTACAAAGAGTCACGAATGACCGAAGGAGCTATTTCTTCAGGAGATGATTCAATCCAAACCTGAAGCTCATTGCTAGAAACtgttttttttactaaaaatggGCAATAGAATTGCCTATGTTTAACATGAAAGAGCTTACAAGAATGAAAACCATTAGCTAGCATAAGAACATCGTGTATCACATGACCATACTTCAAATTCATTATGACCCCAGCTAAGATGGCCTTGATAATTACCCCAACAGAGCACTAAAAAATACTCAATTCTTTCACAAAAATTAGCGAGTGACAAGGTTTCTCTAGCTGATTTTGGTCATCTGAAGGGGCGAAAGCCTTTGTAGGTTCCTTTGTTGTATGTAGTTTTTCTCATAttaaaagacatcaattttgtTGCTCATCACATTGCTAGATATGTTAGTAATTTTGAGACGTGAACGAAGGATATTCCATCTCACCTACACGCTGTAATTCTAACTTATTTAACTAACTTTTTAGTAATGAAATTACAGCcttcttctaaaaaagaaaaaaaaaatccataatgAAGCACAATTTTTAAGCtcaaacttttattatatattatatagtataagtatgtgatatgatttatatatatgtatatttttttcgaacgaatatatatataaattacttatggaaacaaaaaataaaagttgataaaaaagaaaagatagtaacaatattggaaaagaaattataattaaaGCAATATATTGTCTGGGGATTGGTGTTAATTGCCAATTTTTCCCCTCGCATGTATCCCAAAATAGCGCGCAACTCATTGCACACTCCACACACAAACGCAGCTTCATTCCTATCCATCCTTATCTCTCATTCtctgaaaaaaacaaaaagaaacaaagaaagagatgtCTCTGACTCACATTCTCAGAGGCTCTGTTTCTACAACCCCACTGCTCTCTCATTCTCACACCACTACTACAACCACCAAACCCCACTTCCTTCACGTCACCActccaaaacccaccaccaccataccCTCTGTGTCACTCTCTGACATTTCTTCTTCAGAAAGCTGGGCCCCACACTCATGGACGTCCAAGAAGGCCCTCCAGCTCCCGGACTACCCGGACCCGGAAGAGCTCCGGTTGGTTCTCAACACCCTCGAGTCCTTCCCTCCCATCGTGTTCGCCGGCGAGGCCCGCAACCTCGAGGAGCGGCTGGCTCAGGCCGCATTGGGTGAGGCCTTTTTGCTTCAAGGTGGTGACTGTGCCGAGAGCTTCAAGGAGTTCAGTGCCGATAACATCAGAGACACTTTCCGGGTTTTGTTGCAAATGGGTATCGTCCTCACCTACGGGGCACAAATACCTGTCATTAAGGTTCGGTCCggttctctctctttgtctttcgttcctttttttgggtttttttttttcgttagaTGATTTGGGTGGGTCTTTCGTTGTTACTTGCATGCTTTAAGATTTTGGGAATTCGAGCGTGTATTTGTTGTTGTGTGCCGAGGATTAGGAATGCGTTTTGTTCGTTCTTTTGAGTGCTAGATACTTCATAATTgggaattttgaaaaatggcACGGATTAATACACTATCCTTAACTTATTTCATGaataaattaatacattttCCTCATGAGTTGCTAACAACTTTTGTATCAGTGCCTGACCATGTTGACTGACACCTTATTTTATATACACGCACACACATGGGTACTttcttatagttttttttttttaattttttttttataggatctTCGTACTATTATAGCAGCAAAGTGATGATTGAAACTACCCTCATAATGATTATACTACAAACTATATAGGAAGATAAAGTGGAAAGTTGAAGTCTTATATATGATGGAATTGCTACACATGAATCATTATACAATCCAATGAACTGGGCATTTTGCAAATTGTAATACTGGTTTATTTTAGAATagtttattgtaaaaattttcagcagtcttataaatataatttttcttgcaTCATGTTTTCAAGAATTCTTTTTGGTCTGCATTTCCTGCTGTTGTGACCCATAGGCTtctcccttgattgtttaccaAACTAGTAATTTGGGTTCTCGTTAATATGTAATGATTTGTggttaattttattatattaagtcAACTCTTAGATCTAATATTTTTTCCATTATCTTTTGTGTGTGCACCTTGCTTACATGTAGAAAACAAGCTCCAGATTTGGGATTGAGTGACCAAATTCTGACCGAAAGTTGCTGCATTTGTTTAACGTTTAAAGCTTAGTGACCATAACAAAATGTGCAAAGCCTTGCGTGCAAAAATCACGTATATAATGCCATGTGTAACTACAAGACATTTAAGTGAAATTTGCTTCACTTTGTTTACTTCATGACAGGTAGGAAGGATGGCAGGCCAATTTGCAAAACCTAGGTCAGATGCTTTTGAGATTAAAGATGGTGTGAAGCTCCCTAGTTATCGGGGAGACAATATCAATGGTGATGCTTTTAATGAGAAATCTAGAATACCTGATCCGCAAAGGTTGATCAGAGCATACCTCCAATCTGTTGGCACGCTGAATCTCCTTAGAGCATTTGCCACTGGAGGGTATGCTGCCATGCAGAGAGTGTCACAGTGGAATCTTGATTTTGTGGTTCACAGTGAACAGGGAGACAggtattttatttataacaCCTCCATTTAATGCAATTTTTCTGTTGTGCCTCAATTTCGTATCTATAGTTATTCTGATTATTTTAGTCAATAACCTTATGCTTCGATTCAAGCAGTGGATTTCATAAAAATAGTTGTTATTTTGTGGTCCCATATTCTTTATTAGCAAGAGAGTTGCTTGAAAATGAATGCTTTCAGTATTCAAATTTACCCGGGTTGGTTTCTTTTTGTATCATACTTACTGAACCTTACCTTGTTGAGGAAAGGTACACAGAACTTGCGCAAAGAGTAGATGAAGCTCTGGGGTTCATGGCTGCTGCTGGGGTTACTGTAAATCATCCGATGATGAACACTGTTGAGTTTTGGACATCTCATGAATGTCTTCATTTACCATATGAGCAAGCCATGACGAGGGTGGATTCAACAACTGGGTGCTATTATGATTGTTCTGCTCACATGCTTTGGGTTGGTGAGAGGACTCGGCAGTTAGATGGAGCACATGTTGAATTCCTCCGGGGTGTATCTAATCCTCTAGGCCTAAAGGTAAATGGCAGTTGCACTTATAAGGAGATAAACATGGCAGTTGTGTTAATGAGAATCTACAAAGGCAACCTCaagttatataattttaatttaataaaaatgttgctCTTACGATATTAATTCTATAAACCTCAATGGTGAGAACAAGGGGGATTTCCAGGTTAAATCACACACTACTCAAATTATTAGAAATAATGCTTAACTTTAGATCTATGTAAAAGTTATAAAACCCCTGTTTTACTTgatttaattgataatttaatgTGTATAAGTGTGACATGTGTCCAAAAGATTTAAGGAGACTGTCTCATGCTTTTTGTGTGTGATACTCTGAGCTATTCTTTGGATTCTTATTATGGACATTGGTGCATGTCATTGATCTTTTTATGAAGATTCTTGGTAAGTTGAGGTTTTCTTGTATAGGGGGTCTTGAAGTGATTGAGTGGGCTCAGTTGCTTTCACTCAAATGGTGCTCAAGATTTATGTACTTCAAGGTTTTAATTGTTGAAAAGTCAATTTATTAAGTTCTCCATAATTTCACACATGAGAttaaaatttcaacaataatatttttctacaTTCTTTTCTCTGGGTTGTTGATGTCTGGACTTGTTCATGCAGGTGAGTGACAAAATGGATCCAAAGGAGCTTGTGAAATTGTGTGAAACTCTCAACCCTCACAACAAACCTGGAAGGCTGACAATAATAACTCGAATGGGGGCAGATAATATGCGGGTAAAGCTTCCCCATCTGATTAAAGCTGTGCGCCAGGCGGGGCTTATTGTCACTTGGGTTAGTGATCCCATGCATGGGAACACAATAAAGGCTCCTTCTGGTCTCAAGACACGACCGTTCGATGCAATCAGGGTAAGAACTCAACCATTCTCAGCTTCTGGACCCAGGTTACACCTTCAGAATACCCCAGAAGGGAGTTTTGCTCTACTTCCCTCAATCCTCACTTTACGATTGAAAATGGAACAATCATTCACTGGCAGCATGATCCCTGCTTTAACTGCTTCCTCTCCCAGACTCAATCTTAGTTGAAATCTATTgaccttttcttctttgaattctACCCTActaatttcttttctcaaaGGCTTTGCTTGCCTGTAATGATACTTTTCTTTTGTCTCAGGCTGAGTTGAGGGCTTTCTTTGATGTTCATGCACAAGAAGGAAGCCATCCTGGGGGAGTTCATTTGGAGATGACTGGGCAGAATGTGACGGAGTGTGTTGGAGGGTCGAAGGCAGTGACCTTTGATGACTTGAGTTCCCGCTATCACACACACTGTGACCCTAGGCTGAATGCTTCACAGTCACTTGAATTGGCATTTGCCATAGCTGAGAGGCTGAGGAAGAAAAGGTTAAAACCTGCTAAcaactttcaaaggtaatggtcCTATGAAgtgagagatatatatatatatatatacatgagtGTAGGCACATTTATTTTGCTACCATAAAATTCTTATGTTTAAATGGAGGCCCTTGTCTTGttaattatatttctttataaATCATGTTTGTCGTAGTTGGACCCGTGTGTGCGTGTGGGGTCGTGCATGACTGGTGCTTTGGAAGCCTGCTTTGAGATGATGTTACAAATTTAATGGCTACATCATTCCCTTTTCAATATGAGATTATGATATCTTAAATTTCTTGACTTTGATGTGCTTTTCATGTTGTTAGGTATAATGGTTGTAAAATTTTGTTACCTTGGTGTGATTTCCATGCAACTTCTGAATATTTATCAAGCTTGAAGATTTTCTATAGTTTTTGGGCAGGTTGTTTTCTATGTCTAACCTTCATATGCGTAATTTATGTCATGGAGTCTTGACCTTTAAGTTAGAGGTCATGCCTTGGTGTAATAGTAGCAAGTACCTTCCACCAAAAGAGGTGACTTGATGTCTAGTTTCCCAAAAAATGGGGAAGATGCCCTTACACCAGTTTGTTCCTTCAAGTGGTTGAAGGTACAGGTTGGTGAATCTTGTCCCCCCAAGGGCctataattattgttatttcGCATTTAATTCGAGTTGAATTGAGgtggataaagaaaaagaaaaaggaattcaGCTTTGAATTCGCATAGGCTTCCTTGGGCACCTTGGATGGACCACGTCGGCAATTAGAATGTTGGTTTGGGCTATTTTGTCATGTTCGATCTTGTCATTTTCCGTTGGGGGTGAGAACTGAGAAGAGCTTGGTTCTAGGCTAGGTACTTCATGAGCCTCTGTTCGAATGCTGAAGGCCTAATGGGCCCTCTTAATTTCAAGGTTAGACAACCGTCTTTATAATAGCAATGGGAAACATGGGTTAACCTCCTCAAGCGTTCACAAAGAATGCATCTTCTTTAGACGCGCTACAAACTAAAATCATTCTACGTTTGTTGTCATCCCAAAAGAATCCAGACTATATAAATAATCACCACTCAACCTAATAGATCTTGTGGCTATTGggccaagagttttgtaatttaattaacattttttgatatttttaataaagacaTCTATGTGGCATTTTTTGGTATCTTCAATAAAGACGTCTAAGGATCAAACTTTGCGTTCtgaaactattaattatatataaaaaaaaatctggtggTTACTGGAACAATTAGTTGCttaaaaaagaaccaaaaggAAACCTGAAAtgctatttatttatgtttaatgGTTTTATCAAATAATAGTGGGTCACTGGCTTTATGCAAAAtcgaaatagaaaaaaaaggagcaaaAATAGAACAAACAATTACTTAGTGAACACAAAAATTTACATGAGTTGGTACATAGTGTAAGGCTTGCATCATGGGTCAGGTTAGGCACGTGAGGCAATATTTTTAACTAACCGACTAATGGTAAGTTGGGAAAATTTCAGTGTGCCACAAACTCACAAATCTATTAAATAAGTGGGTTAGTTAAAAATTTGAACGGTTTCAACTTTGTGGATTGAGTGGGTTGGGCGGGTTAATAAATTCAATTAacttaatgaaattatttcaattaaatgagatagttttttgCTATctcaaataagaaaagaaaagaaaaattgcaatttttattaaatatacaTGATATAgagagtaataaaaaaaaaggagcatgCCGAATTTTCTATCCAATTAATGTGTTGCCAAATTCACCCTTACTAAATAGTTACACtagttttgaaaacataaattaaGGAGGACAAACTAGTAAATTATTGGGTCACGTCCAGTTCGAAAAATCCAAGCACTACCACTACCACCCAAGTTACATACACATTATATAAgtaaatataaagaacatgtcACAATTATTTCTCATTTAAATCCAAACATATAGTTGTATTGATCAATGTAGTACAATTCTCAATTTAATGTCTATATCTAAGTTTTACCCAATTGTATATGCATGAAAGCTTAGAAATTGACCTAATTAAAAGAGAGCATTGGCCACTGGGCCTTGTAGCCTAGTGGCACCCGGTGTCATTGTATATCTATCAAGGGAGTTGATACCGTACTGTACCGGCctgtacggccggtattttccGTTCCGCCACCTTTGTCGGTGCAAAAACATCTTTGTTTCGTACCGGTTTGAATACCGGACATACCGGATTGTTTCGTTTATTCCGGAAAAAATATCGAATTCCGGCCGAAAAATATGTACTGGACcgaaacaaaaccaaaaattacagaattagatttaaatataataactaaaaattaCTCTCTCTCCTCCCACAGTAACTTATTGTTGCTCACGTTGACGTTGCCACCTCCATTTCGCCTTCATGTTGCCAGTTAGCTCAGGTTTTGGCGAGCTCCTCctctctgcttcttcttctacttcttctttttcattttcttttttcttggctCTCTCACCCGGATGCTGTCTTTTAGTCAACTTTATATTAACTTTTCtaatactttttcatttttcctctttgttttttgtgtcTTCTGCCAAGCCCACGTGAAAGTTACTTCCAATATCAAATTTGAGTACCATTAGTCATGGCTATTGAGTACTATTTCTCAGTGACATGATGTCATTGATATGCCATTGCCTCAAAAgaagtttatttatatatttatattattattttgactaTTATTTTTAGTAATAGTATTTGGATTCTcagccgaaaaaaaaaaaaaaaattaaatatataaaatagcgataaacccgaaacggtatacCAGTATtaaccggtatccgaaatatatcgtaccgctggTCAAACCGGTATAGCTTCCAGTAtagtattgacttccttgatacCTATAGCTCGGGGGTTCTATCCCCCTCATCTacccagcaaaaaaaaaaagagagcattGGCTGTATGGTATACCTGACAAGTGAACATTTGAGCACCACCACTAGGAAAAGAGTCCTTCCCCAGTACCCACTTATCAACAAGGGTTGCAAGAGCATTAACAGTATCAGTACCAGTACCAGTGATCACAGCAGACATAAGCGAAGCACTGCTTCCGAAACTGATTGTTTTGAACAAAACAGAAGCATAAAATGTGATCACATTCATGCCAGTGAGCTGTTGGAAAATAGGAATGCAAATGGCCAATGGCCATGGTGAGTTGAGGTCTATACTTGCGTTCCAAAATAGTAGCCCAAGATTGTTTGATTAATTTCGAGGCTTCACGAGCCGCAAGTAGATCATTGAATTCCGCATCCACGTTAGGAATGCCACGGATTTTTAAAAGTTGCTCTTTGGCTTCCTTATGATCGTCATGTTCAATCAAAGAGTTAGGTGTTTCAGGAAGAAAAAAATGAGCCTATAATGATTATTATAGCAGGGATCAGGGCACCCCTAAGCTCAATCGCCATCCCCAACCACCCTTAATCTCAGCAAAGAAATAGTTCAGAAGATTGGCAACGAGCATACCAATTGTAATTGCCAATTGGAATATCATGTTGAGGCCACCTCGAAATCTGTATGGGGCCATCTCAGAGACAGATTGGTACAGACCGTAAAAAactgaataaataaataacaaatcacACAATATAATCATCAACGTTGGATTACATACACAAAAAGAAACccgtggattaaaaaaaaaaagcaaaaatcatTCACATGGATTACATACACAAAAAGAAACACGTGGATTTAACAATCTGATTTTTATATCAGCGATTTCTTTTagttcttaattaaaaaaaaaaaaagacaatgcgCTTATAGATGCAAATCTTAAATAACTAGACACCAAACAAATTGGTTTGTATGATGATTATTAGAGATAGAGATcatggttattttatttttacctgaTTGGCACATCCAATTCCAAAACCAAGAAACAAACGACCAACAATAAGCATCCAGATCTTTTGAGCAAAGCCATTGATAAGTGCACCAACACAAAACAGTACTCCACCCAAAAGCATAGTAGTACGCCTACCAAAAATTCGGGTCACTGTTGCTGCAAAAATAGATACTACCAAAGCAGCAAGATATAGTGATAAAGTAAACAAAGTCAATATCTGGCTATCAAACTTGCAGTATTGATCATCAGACGGTTTGAAGGATGACTCCTTTGCGTAAACAGAGGAAAAGAACTCTTTGAAGAAGGAATCCATTGAAGTAACTCCACCTATATATAACATTACCAAAAACTTGTATTAGTAACTCAATCATATAGtatagaatataaaaaaaacattaatgatatcaaaaagagtaaaaaaggGTTGCTCTTTTAGGATGTTACCTGAAATTCCAAGAAATTAGCCAAAAATTAAACCACCGGTAGCTGCAATTATGCATGTTATTTAGACCTTGCCAGTGAGTTTACCTAGATAATCCTTTCCACCAGGAGTAAGGATAGATCCCCCAGCCATTTTCTCCATCTTAACTAATGAATCCTTAAACTATAGAGTAGAAGAGACGAGAGGAGTGAGCAAATAAGTATGTATTCGATTGAGAAGTCAaatttaaattaacaaattatCATTACCAATATGAGATAATCACGTAAATATCAAAACAGATAATTCCAACTTCATAAAACTCACACTTTTCACCTAAGAAAGTTGAGAGATTATACCCTCTTGCCCTCAATTCCAACTGAAAAAGCCGAATATTCCGAGACTGAAGAAACTAGTCCAAATTCTTAGCACACATCACTTCCAAAGTTTTAgactaagggtctgtttaggatccgtttattttactggaattgaaaactttttgctgaaagtactatagataaaggtaaaaattagttgaaataatatagtgagacccgtgaatagtaccaaaaagtgcagtaggactataggactcatgaataatagcaaaaataagctgaatagtaaaataagctgattttttaattggtagccaaatgcacactaactacaaaaatttttgtttgatattctaactaaaaaaatttaaatgatacaAACTTATCATTTAGCTATACATGATATAAAAAGtaagaagcaaaaaaaagaaaggagagtgAAGAATTTTCTGTCCAATTAATCTGTTTGCCAAATAGTTACACAAGTTTTAAGAACATAACTTAAGTAGGACAAACTAGTAAATTACTGGGTCACATCCGGTTCGAAAAATTCAAACACCACCACCAAAGACAAATAGACAATCACTCAATTGAGtcaattcaaagttcaaacaaaaattgataattcttatcaaaatttaatttaatattaatatatatttaactaCCCTCATCACCtcaactctttttttatttggggttAGTGtcacaagcttttttttttttttttttttttgtgtgttaataactcacacataaaaatattgttgcaTGTTGCATCCATGCATACATTTATTATGAAGTTCAtcactcataaaaaaaaaattttaaaaaaactatggATACCCCTTTCATGTGATTAAAGCATATAAAATATCCCTTAGCTCAACTGACACCATACTGGGTTTAAGTCATTCAAActcaactattaaattataaaaaaataaaaaaattaattaattatgtgtaaattttttcatgtgaaatattggagaaaattaaaaacctatTTGCTTGAataactaaccaaaaaaaaaaatattaaagttttCTTGGATAATCCTTTCCATTAGGGATAGGGATAGCATTTTGTTCTAATTTGTTTTTGGCTTTCCTAACTAATCAAGATAGGTGAGTAAATAATGATTCGATTAGAAAGTGAAATTGATAATGGTGGTGTACTCTGAATTCTTCTACGAACTCTCTACTTACATTTAAATGGATAGTGCTTAATCAAGTAAAAATCTAAATAGATAATTATATCCAATCTATctatgctattatatatatgtatacaatTCCGAGATTAAATTATGGTGTTAAATAGGGTGTTTACAATAACCTTTTACCTCAAgaggtaaaatgaaaataatctcTTTTTGTGAATCTAACTAGAATGTTGTGCCGAAAAtgtgttgaaaaaaaatatagccaagaaaatatatgaagaaaatgagataataTATAGCAATAATTTGTCAAGTAGTCAGCCACACGCCAACGAACTAAttgtaatattatttgtttgaaaaatatcacATGTAAGTGTGtcattgattctcaaaaagGTGAAGTAATTGAAATTCATAGGGAATGTATATGGGCGGTACAAATTTCTGCAGAAGGCTGCATAATTAAAGGCTGAAATTGCAAAATTAGCACACAGTCGAAGCCATTTAATTTACAACAAAATCATTCATCCCAGTAAATTTTATATCTCAAATTTGGCTATCAGCTAaacatttttgttatccaaaaaAAGCTAAGTAAACAGATAATTACAACGTAAGTGAATACCAAACAAGGTTATATATACTACATACAACAATATTACCTAAATATCAACACCATATAGGGTACGTGAGATTGTTTCATAAATGTATCGACGAGTCAACTTGGTTCAATATTAATGGGGTTTCACTGAGATGGAATTCAGATAATTGGCAGGCCATGTGAGAAGTTGCATcctcaaactcaaaaacatgaaatggtAAGTCACTAGTTAAGCTCTCTGTATCTTCACTGTTATGCTGAACTAACAAGTTTTCACGGGACACTCTCATTAGCTTAGCAAGAACCTCTGCCACTTCCATCATTGTTGGCCTTTTTTCCCCCACAACCATTAAGACAATTCATTACCAGTTTAGCAACTTCCAGTATTTGCTCCCTTTCAGTTCTATCAATGGCCTCAACATTCAAAATTTGtaagagatttttgttttgtaacgAAGAGATGAAATATTGAATGAGGTTACTCCTTTCTCCAAACCTAGTAAAAGTGCACGGGTTCTGTCCTGTTAAGAGCTCTACGAGGAGAACTCCAAAACTATATACATCACTTTTTGTGGTTAAATTACCTGTTGTAAGATATTCAGGGTCCAGGTAACCGAGAGTTCCTTGCACGGCTGTATCTAGTCCATTTTGACCGATTGGAATGAGAACTGAAGCTCCAAAATCAGATACTTTTGCTGTATGGTGATCATCTAAGAGTATGTTACTGGACTTTACATCTCTATGAATGATTGGTGGGTCTGCTGAAGAATGCAAGTAATCTAGGGCGGATGCTGTCTCTTCAGCTATTCTTAGACAATTCTTCCATGACCTTAAGAAATTTGACTTAGTCTTATGGATATGTTCAAAGAGTG
Coding sequences within:
- the LOC142611786 gene encoding phospho-2-dehydro-3-deoxyheptonate aldolase 2, chloroplastic-like, giving the protein MSLTHILRGSVSTTPLLSHSHTTTTTTKPHFLHVTTPKPTTTIPSVSLSDISSSESWAPHSWTSKKALQLPDYPDPEELRLVLNTLESFPPIVFAGEARNLEERLAQAALGEAFLLQGGDCAESFKEFSADNIRDTFRVLLQMGIVLTYGAQIPVIKVGRMAGQFAKPRSDAFEIKDGVKLPSYRGDNINGDAFNEKSRIPDPQRLIRAYLQSVGTLNLLRAFATGGYAAMQRVSQWNLDFVVHSEQGDRYTELAQRVDEALGFMAAAGVTVNHPMMNTVEFWTSHECLHLPYEQAMTRVDSTTGCYYDCSAHMLWVGERTRQLDGAHVEFLRGVSNPLGLKVSDKMDPKELVKLCETLNPHNKPGRLTIITRMGADNMRVKLPHLIKAVRQAGLIVTWVSDPMHGNTIKAPSGLKTRPFDAIRAELRAFFDVHAQEGSHPGGVHLEMTGQNVTECVGGSKAVTFDDLSSRYHTHCDPRLNASQSLELAFAIAERLRKKRLKPANNFQSWTRVCVWGRA